The following are encoded together in the Lactuca sativa cultivar Salinas chromosome 1, Lsat_Salinas_v11, whole genome shotgun sequence genome:
- the LOC122195364 gene encoding secreted RxLR effector protein 161-like, producing MAHGIVLSSSQCPCTKAELDKMKDIPYASGIGFVMYAMNCTRPDLAYAISMVSKFQQNPGESHWRAVKNILKYLRRTNDLFLVYGCVEESLSVKCYTDASFTTYRDDCKLQLGYVFIINGGVVSWKSSKQSVVAQSTIESEYIAASEAAQEAAWMKKFIRDLGVVPTIQDPLDVFYDNEGATTLAKEP from the coding sequence ATGGCACATGGCATTGTACTAAGTTCATCTCAATGTCCTTGCACAAAGGCTGAGCTAGACAAGATGAAAGATATTCCATATGCTTCTGGAATTGGATTtgtcatgtatgctatgaattgtacaAGACCTGATCTTGCTTATGCTATAAGTATGGTAAGCAAGTTCCAACAAAATCCAGGGGAGAGTCATTGGAGAGCTGTGAAGAACATCCTAAAGTATTTACGAAGAACTAATGATTTGTTCCTCGTCTATGGATGCGTGGAAGAAAGCTTAAGTGTAAAGTGCTACACTGATGCATCCTTCACAACTTATCGAGATGATTGCAAATTGCAATTAGGATATGTGTTCATTATCAACGGGGGTGTGGTATCTTGGAAAAGCTCCAAGCAAAGTGTTGTTGCACAATCCACTATAGAGTCAGAATACATTGCTGCTTCAGAAGCTGCACAAGAGGCTGCCTGGATGAAGAAATTCATTAGGGATCTAGGGGTAGTCCCTACCATTCAAGACCCCCTAGACGTTTTCTATGACAATGAAGGTGCTACTACTTTGGCAAAAGAACCCTGA